In Vicinamibacterales bacterium, a single genomic region encodes these proteins:
- a CDS encoding glycosyltransferase family 4 protein gives MSHGGVHQVLATLGYGDAIGHEVLGIQEVLRGAGYDSGIFVETADRRLEHLTTDYREMVGAIGPDDLLIHHFSIGSRASRTAYALPGRMILVYHNITPPEYFLGVHKDLVKLCFRGRRELTAYVSRCALALGDSEYNREELEALGFPQTGVLPVVPGFAHLDLPPNTMTAERFDDGWTNIVFVGRVIPNKKFEDVIRAFHVYRTRHNPRSRLLLVGSYSGFEKYLAMLHGLVARLATPDVHFLGHVANEELTALYDIADLFLCASEHEGFCVPIIESFYKRVPVLAYAATAVPATMDGGGVLYETKDPFEVARLMAAILDSMEIEDAVIASQDAALDRLLARDFGGTLLRFVDSVRAAPPRPAPEVPYDFWPMFDQAERLEELRQFRPAIYRALPNPDPRPSILDPRPSTLDPR, from the coding sequence GTGAGTCACGGCGGCGTTCATCAGGTGCTGGCGACGCTCGGGTACGGCGATGCGATCGGCCACGAGGTGCTCGGGATCCAGGAAGTGCTCCGCGGCGCGGGCTACGACTCCGGGATCTTCGTCGAGACCGCGGATCGCCGGCTCGAGCACCTGACGACGGACTATCGCGAGATGGTCGGCGCGATCGGGCCCGACGACCTCCTCATCCATCACTTCTCGATCGGCTCGCGCGCGTCCCGCACGGCGTACGCGCTGCCGGGACGCATGATCCTCGTCTATCACAACATCACGCCCCCGGAGTACTTCCTCGGCGTGCACAAGGATCTCGTCAAGCTCTGTTTTCGCGGCCGCCGCGAGCTGACCGCGTACGTGTCTCGCTGCGCCCTGGCTCTCGGGGATTCCGAGTACAACCGCGAGGAGCTGGAGGCGCTCGGCTTTCCGCAGACGGGCGTGCTGCCGGTCGTGCCGGGCTTCGCCCATCTCGACCTGCCGCCCAACACGATGACCGCGGAACGGTTCGACGACGGCTGGACCAACATCGTGTTCGTCGGCCGGGTGATTCCGAACAAGAAGTTCGAGGACGTGATCCGCGCGTTCCACGTCTACCGCACCCGGCACAACCCGCGCTCGCGCCTGCTGCTGGTCGGGTCCTACAGCGGGTTCGAGAAGTACCTGGCGATGCTCCACGGCCTCGTGGCGCGGCTCGCCACCCCGGACGTCCACTTCCTCGGCCACGTCGCCAACGAGGAGCTGACCGCGCTGTACGACATCGCGGATCTGTTCCTCTGCGCCAGCGAGCACGAAGGCTTCTGCGTGCCGATCATCGAGAGCTTCTACAAGCGCGTCCCGGTGCTCGCCTATGCCGCGACGGCCGTGCCGGCGACCATGGACGGCGGCGGCGTGCTCTACGAGACGAAGGATCCGTTCGAGGTGGCGCGCCTGATGGCCGCCATTCTCGATTCCATGGAGATCGAGGACGCCGTGATCGCCTCGCAGGACGCCGCCCTGGATCGCCTGCTGGCCAGGGATTTCGGCGGCACGCTGCTGCGGTTCGTCGATTCGGTGCGCGCCGCGCCGCCTCGCCCGGCGCCCGAGGTCCCCTACGACTTCTGGCCGATGTTCGACCAGGCGGAGCGCCTCGAGGAGCTGCGACAGTTCCGTCCGGCGATCTACCGGGCGCTGCCCAACCCCGATCCTCGACCCTCGATCCTCGACCCTCGACCC